The Deinococcus budaensis genome contains the following window.
CCAGTCCCATCCCCACCAGCACCAGCGCCGCGCCGAGAAGTGGTTGGTTCATGGGGGCATTATTCGGGTCGGCCCGGGGGGACGGGGGCCGCCCCTTCACCGCGTGCCTACGAAGTTTCTTCATCTCGCTCGCCTTTTGGCGAGGGGGTCTCACCCCGTGCCGGGCCATGTCCCCAGTCGCCGGGGCGCCGCCCAGCGGCGAGGCGGGCCGAGGCCCCTAGGCCCGGGCGCGTTCGCGCGCCGCGTCGAGGCCCGCGATCTCGCCCGGGGTGATCTGGTAGTGCTCGCCGCACCAGTGGCAGACGATCTCCTGCCCGCCCGTCTCGATCATGTCCTGGCGTTCGCCCTGCTCGAAGAATTTCAGGCTGTCGAGGGCCTTTTGGCGTGAGCAGCGGCACTGAAAGCGGGCGGCCTGAGCGCCCGGCGCCAGCACAGGGTCGAGGCCCTCCGTGGCGGTCAGCAGGGCTTCGAGCAGGCTGCCCCGCCGCAGGTGGTCGGTGAGCTGCCCCATCGCGCGGATGTTGGCCTCCAGCCGCGCCAGCGCCGCGTCCGTCACGCCGGGCATGGCCTGCACCAGCAGCCCGCCCGCCCGGTGGACCCGCCCGCCTTCCTCGTACACACCCAGCAGCACGGCGTTGGGAATCTGCTCGGAGACGCCCAGGTAGGTGCTCACGTCCTCGGCGATCTCGCCGCTGACCAGCTGCACGCTGCCGGTATAGGGTTCGCCGTTGTCCAGCAACCGGGTGACCGCCAGCTCGCCGTCCACACCCACGATGCCGCTCACGTCGAGTTTGCCGTCCGCCTCGCGCAGCGGCAGGTCGGCGCCGGGTTCGCGCACGTAGCCGCGCAGCCGCCCGTCCGCGCTGCCCTCGGCCACGATCCAGCCCACCGGGCCGCCGCCCTGCACCCGCAGGGTCACGCGGCTGTCCGGCTTCTTGCCCAGCACCACCGCCAGCAGCGCCGAGGCCGCCAGCGCCCGCCCCAGCGCCGCCGTCGCCGTCTTGCTGAGGCCGTGGCGCAGGCGGGCTTCCTCCACGATCTGCGCCGCGTCAATGCCCACAAAGCGCAGGGTGCCGCCCGCCGCCGTGCCGCGCAGCACGAAAGAATCCGCAAAAGCGTCCGAAGTCATTAGGAAATCCTACACAGCCACACTCAAGGCCGGTGTGGGAGGTCTTTCATTCGCGGCCCTCACTCCCGCCGGGCCGCGCGGCCGGGGCGGCGGGAGGAGGACCCGGCCTGCATACTTCTGCCCTGGCGATGCAGCACTCGCCGCCCCGGCTGCTCTTTTTCACCGCCGTCACGGCAGACGCCTCCGCACATGGTGTATAGACCTCATCGTCTTGTATGCAGAACCCTCATCCGCCGACTCTAGCCTGCTATCGTGTCGCGGCTCAGCGTGGAGCGGTGGCCGCGGCGCCCGCTGGCGCAGACCGCTCCTGCGGGTCACCTTCCGGCGACGCCCAGCCAGGGGTGTGCCGGGCCGCCTCCGCCACTCCACCGGGTTCTTTTTGCCTGCGCACCACCAAGCAGCAGTTCAACCGCTCAAGGAGTCACCATGACGATTCTCAATGTCCGCCCCCGCCGCCCGCTGGGCCTGCTGGCCCTGACCACCCTGGCCCTGACCCTGGCGGCCTGTGACGACCGCGCCGAGACGAACACCGACACCTCTTCCGGCACCACGGCCACGACCGAGGGCACCGGAACGGCCGGGGGCACTGGCACCGCTGGGGGTGGCACCGCTGGGGGCACCGGCAGCGCCGAGGGGACCGGGGCGGCGGGAAGCGGCCCTGCGGCCGGCTCGGTGCTAGTGTACCAGAGCAGCGCCGACATCCCGACGCTCGACCCCGGCACCTCCTACGACACGGCCTCGGGCGCCGTCGTGGAAAACCTTTACGAGACGCTGGTGA
Protein-coding sequences here:
- the hslO gene encoding Hsp33 family molecular chaperone HslO, yielding MTSDAFADSFVLRGTAAGGTLRFVGIDAAQIVEEARLRHGLSKTATAALGRALAASALLAVVLGKKPDSRVTLRVQGGGPVGWIVAEGSADGRLRGYVREPGADLPLREADGKLDVSGIVGVDGELAVTRLLDNGEPYTGSVQLVSGEIAEDVSTYLGVSEQIPNAVLLGVYEEGGRVHRAGGLLVQAMPGVTDAALARLEANIRAMGQLTDHLRRGSLLEALLTATEGLDPVLAPGAQAARFQCRCSRQKALDSLKFFEQGERQDMIETGGQEIVCHWCGEHYQITPGEIAGLDAARERARA